One region of Bradyrhizobium diazoefficiens genomic DNA includes:
- a CDS encoding LysR substrate-binding domain-containing protein codes for MTQFFIANVIKFRQILEHRCAQRVCDRAGPASIKEIHGQPLFVSIHVAAARNIVSNTDLIIVHALGLYMAISVREMDVFRCVMQSGSVTSAAIALNISQPAVSRMLQQAEERLGFRLFVRQKKRLKPTTEAQTLFAEVVNVFAAIEHTQRLALELRDGRAGLLTVATVTGFGHTIVPQAVQRFRADRPDVSVVVQTMTGPEVVTRVAQGRADLGLTVGPIGDTSLESTILCTTRLGCVLPIGHPLVAKDALSAPDLADEQVICPGPHLSIGAAIVVAFAEANLRLRIAVEASQSNIACELVRAGAGIAILDGLGLLSARTNDLVTRPFAPSLQSVARLLKGTKRPVSRLVEEFSGVVQRVTADSGLT; via the coding sequence GTGACGCAGTTCTTCATCGCGAATGTCATCAAGTTCCGGCAGATCCTCGAGCACCGTTGCGCGCAGCGCGTCTGTGACCGGGCGGGGCCGGCGTCGATCAAGGAAATACATGGACAACCATTATTCGTCTCGATCCATGTTGCCGCCGCCCGTAACATAGTTTCAAATACCGATTTGATCATAGTTCATGCTCTGGGGTTATATATGGCGATCAGCGTACGGGAGATGGACGTGTTCCGATGCGTGATGCAATCAGGCTCGGTGACCAGCGCCGCCATCGCCTTGAATATCTCGCAACCGGCGGTCAGCCGGATGTTGCAGCAGGCAGAGGAGCGTCTCGGTTTCAGGCTGTTCGTGCGACAGAAGAAACGGCTGAAGCCGACGACGGAGGCGCAGACGCTTTTCGCAGAAGTTGTGAACGTCTTCGCGGCGATCGAACATACCCAGCGGCTGGCGCTCGAGCTTCGCGACGGTCGGGCTGGGCTCCTGACGGTCGCGACCGTGACCGGGTTCGGTCACACCATTGTGCCGCAGGCGGTCCAGCGCTTTCGCGCCGACCGGCCGGACGTCTCCGTTGTCGTTCAAACCATGACCGGGCCGGAGGTCGTCACCCGCGTCGCCCAAGGCCGAGCTGATCTCGGCCTGACCGTCGGCCCGATCGGGGATACGTCCCTTGAGAGCACTATTCTCTGCACCACCAGGCTCGGCTGCGTGCTTCCGATCGGTCACCCGCTTGTAGCTAAGGATGCTTTGAGCGCGCCCGACCTTGCCGACGAGCAGGTGATTTGTCCTGGTCCGCACTTGTCGATCGGAGCCGCAATCGTCGTTGCCTTTGCCGAAGCGAATTTGCGCCTGCGCATCGCGGTGGAGGCATCGCAGTCGAATATCGCCTGCGAGCTGGTTCGTGCCGGTGCCGGCATCGCGATCCTGGACGGCCTTGGGCTGCTCAGTGCCCGAACAAATGATCTCGTCACGCGCCCGTTCGCACCGAGCCTGCAAAGCGTCGCCCGGTTGCTGAAAGGAACAAAACGGCCGGTTTCTCGTCTCGTGGAAGAGTTTTCCGGAGTCGTGCAGAGGGTTACGGCCGATAGCGGCCTGACATAA
- a CDS encoding tripartite tricarboxylate transporter substrate binding protein, with the protein MTMARGLTRRASLGLLGALATPWLARAQSDYPNRVIKLIVPYAAGGSSDVVARFIAERMRERLGQAIIIENRPGAGAIIGSQFVAKSVSDGYTLLLGGVSTHAVNPHLRKPVPYDGISDFTSLGLIGTGPLVVSVNPSVPVHSLQELIAYGKANPTKLAYGSATGVILHLAGELLKNIAGFEMLHVPYGGNGPALTDVLGGRLQVMVDAIGNSAPYIADGKLRPLVVPSQQRTPLLPDVPSSAEAGLPNYQVETWFALYGPAAMSDEAVAKINTALNAVLLEPDGVAQFAKIGLEPRATSPAQAAALLEAESEKWGEVIRRVGLQVE; encoded by the coding sequence ATGACCATGGCGAGAGGGCTGACGCGGCGGGCTAGTCTTGGCCTGCTCGGCGCGCTCGCAACTCCCTGGCTTGCCCGCGCGCAGAGCGACTATCCTAACCGGGTCATCAAGCTGATCGTGCCCTACGCAGCTGGCGGGAGCAGCGACGTCGTCGCCCGTTTCATCGCAGAGCGCATGCGCGAGCGGCTAGGGCAAGCGATCATCATCGAGAACCGGCCTGGCGCGGGCGCGATCATCGGATCGCAATTCGTCGCAAAGTCGGTATCCGATGGATACACGCTGTTGCTCGGCGGCGTATCCACCCATGCGGTAAATCCGCATCTGCGCAAACCCGTGCCCTATGACGGGATTAGCGATTTTACTTCGCTGGGGCTGATCGGCACCGGTCCTCTGGTCGTCTCTGTCAATCCGAGCGTGCCCGTACACAGCCTGCAGGAACTGATCGCCTATGGCAAAGCGAACCCAACCAAGCTCGCCTACGGTTCTGCGACCGGCGTCATCCTGCATCTCGCCGGCGAGTTGCTGAAGAACATCGCTGGGTTCGAGATGCTGCATGTTCCCTATGGCGGCAACGGACCTGCGCTGACCGATGTGCTCGGCGGAAGGCTGCAGGTGATGGTCGACGCCATCGGTAACTCGGCGCCCTACATCGCCGATGGTAAATTGCGCCCTTTGGTCGTCCCATCGCAGCAGCGTACGCCGCTGCTGCCGGACGTGCCGAGTTCGGCCGAGGCAGGTTTGCCCAACTATCAAGTCGAAACCTGGTTCGCGCTGTACGGTCCGGCAGCGATGTCGGACGAAGCCGTCGCCAAAATCAACACCGCACTCAATGCCGTTCTACTGGAGCCCGATGGGGTGGCCCAGTTCGCCAAGATCGGCCTCGAGCCGCGGGCTACGAGCCCGGCTCAAGCGGCAGCGCTGCTCGAGGCGGAATCAGAAAAGTGGGGAGAGGTCATCCGCCGGGTCGGGCTGCAGGTGGAATAG